The Aureimonas populi genome includes the window TTCGCGAACCGCAATTTCGCCTTCGGCTCGCTCTTCTCCTTCATCATGGGCGTGGGCCTCTACGGGCTGACCTATCTCTACCCGGTCTATCTCTCGCGCATCCGGGGCTATGACAGCCTGATGATCGGCGAGACGATGTTCGTCTCGGGCGTGGCCATGTTCGTGACCGCGCCGGTCTCGGGCATCCTCTCGCGCAAGCTGGACCCGCGCGTGATGATGGCGGTCGGCTTTGCGGCCTTCGCGCTCGGCACATGGATGATAACCTCCCTGACGCAGGACTGGGACTTCCAGGAGCTTCTGATCCCGCAGATCCTGCGCGGCTTCGGCCTCATGATGGCGATGGTGCCGATCAACAACATCTCGCTCGGCTCGCTGCCGCCCGAGCGCCTCAAGGGCGCGTCGGGCCTCTTCAACCTCACGCGCAACCTGGGCGGCGCGGTGGGGCTTGCGGTGATCAACACCATGATCCAGGATCGCAGCGCCCTTCACTACGAGCGGCTGGCCGAGAGCGTGTCCTGGGGCCGCCGGATGGTGGACGACCGCATGGCCGAGATCGCCGCCTCGCTGGGAACCCACGGCGTGGACGGGCAGGCCGGCGCGACGGCGCGGATGGTGGACATCGTCCGCCAGCAGGCCAGCGTCATGGCCTTCGCCGACATCTTCCTGACGCTGACCGCTCTCTTCGTCGCGCTTTGCGCCCTGACACTGTTCCTGAAAAAACCGCCCGTGGCGAGCGGCCCCGCGCCGTCGGCCCATTGAGGGCGGGGTGCGGGCGCCGCCGCGAGCGCCTCGACGATGACGCCGTTGCTTCACGAAAACCGAAAGCGCCGCGGTGAACCATGTGCCCAGGCTGTCGGCATCGGTGGCCCCATGCAGCGTCGCCCCGTGGCAGCCGCCCTCATGCTGCTGGCCGGGCTGTAGCGGCTGTCATCAAGGGGCCGGCACGCTCGGGGAGACCGGCATGGGGCCGCCCGTCGCCGCGTCGGCGAAGGCGGGGTAGAGTGTGCCCTCCCGCAGGCGCGTGCGCACCGCCTCGTTGAAGCGCGCGGCGGGCCGCCCGTCGCCGTCCGGCGCCATGGGGTAGGCGAAGCCGGCGAACATCAACATGGCGAGCGCCTGGTTGAGAAGACCGGGCCGGCCGGCGAAGGGGGCGAGCCTTTCCAGTTCCCCGAACGGCGCGGGCCCGCGCGACAGGCGCGCCAGAAGCGGATCGAATGTCGCGGCGCCCCCGTCCACCGGACCCGCCCGCGTGGCGAAGACGAGCGGCCCGGCAACCGGGCTGCCCGGCTGCAGGCGGAAGGACAGGGCGCGCAGCGCCGCCAGATGCTCCCCCGCCTCCAGCGGCCGGGGGTCGCGCACATAGATGTCGCGGCGCAGGGACTGGTCGCGCGCGATGTCCTTGAGCGTCTCGCGCAGGGCGGGCGTCGCGGCCTTCGCAATGCTCGGCAGGGTCTGCGCCGGCAGCGAGAGCGCATCGACATTCTCCTCCGGCGAGGCGCTGCCGACGAAGCGGCAGCCGGCCGCCTCCATCCGGCCCATGATGTCGGCGCTGTGCAGCGGCGTCCAGTCGGGACCCATGAATTCGTGGGCGAGAAAGGCCGGGCTTTCCGAAAGCAGATGGTCGAACGAGGCGGCGGCCTGCGGATGGGCGAGGAACAGCCCCGCCCCCTCCCGCATCCCCTCGAGCAGCGCCAGCCCCTCGGAAAGGCGCTGGTCGGAGCGGTTGCCCGGCGTGCCGGCAAGGCTCAGCGCCTTCTGCACGGAGCCGAAGACGGCCGCGCCCGGCTGCGCCGCGTAGTGGAGATAGGCCAGGCCACCCGGCGCCAGCGCCCGCTCGATGAAGCGGAAGATCGCCTCGCGGACCTGCGGAGAGACCCAGGACAGGACGCCGTGGACGATGACGAAGTCGAATTGCGGCAGCGTCGGTCGGGCCGCGAGTTCCCTGATATCGGCCTCCTCGACGGTCAGATTGGCAAGGCCCGCCTCGCCCGCGAGGTCCCGCGCATGGGCGATGTGGCGCGCGGAGGCATCGTAGCCCTGCACCGTGGACGACGGCAGCGCGGCGGCCGTCAGCGCGCTGAAGAAGCC containing:
- a CDS encoding class I SAM-dependent methyltransferase → MTSTYVDDIAYVHTAHREASPVWLNAVLAALGQKAPRLEGLRICDLGCGTGFFSALTAAALPSSTVQGYDASARHIAHARDLAGEAGLANLTVEEADIRELAARPTLPQFDFVIVHGVLSWVSPQVREAIFRFIERALAPGGLAYLHYAAQPGAAVFGSVQKALSLAGTPGNRSDQRLSEGLALLEGMREGAGLFLAHPQAAASFDHLLSESPAFLAHEFMGPDWTPLHSADIMGRMEAAGCRFVGSASPEENVDALSLPAQTLPSIAKAATPALRETLKDIARDQSLRRDIYVRDPRPLEAGEHLAALRALSFRLQPGSPVAGPLVFATRAGPVDGGAATFDPLLARLSRGPAPFGELERLAPFAGRPGLLNQALAMLMFAGFAYPMAPDGDGRPAARFNEAVRTRLREGTLYPAFADAATGGPMPVSPSVPAP